A section of the Citrobacter farmeri genome encodes:
- a CDS encoding methyl-accepting chemotaxis protein, whose translation MLKHISVRTFIIVFLLLTFCLINTVQIMYSVKLPVFIAMNIIFLLALLSLWCYMTIYLVTPINTVKRSIEAVTAGNLAIHIPEFGNNCAGRLIPGINSLSGSIATLVREIRLSSKTALSLSEQLAARSAELSVKTEQQSASLIQTAASMEQMAASTRNNADHTRLANQQADSAMQCAYKGSELMVQVASNMHSITACAQQMTEIITLIDDIAFQTNILALNAAVEAARAGEHGKGFSVVATEVRNLAHRSAEAAKNIRGLIDVTHQNVQQGAMVVGETEKNMQEIVQGAGQLSQLMSEISITTAEQEKGIDQITQAMSELEKVTQSNALMVDELSGSSDVLKSQVVDLQSKTHQFRLSEPTEEISPPVHKHFVRGYS comes from the coding sequence ATGTTAAAACACATTAGCGTCAGAACATTTATTATCGTATTTCTGCTATTAACTTTTTGTCTGATTAATACCGTGCAAATAATGTACTCGGTGAAGTTGCCGGTATTCATTGCAATGAATATCATTTTTCTGTTGGCGTTATTGTCATTATGGTGCTACATGACAATATATCTTGTCACGCCCATCAATACAGTGAAAAGAAGTATTGAAGCGGTGACCGCCGGAAATCTTGCCATTCATATTCCTGAATTTGGTAATAACTGTGCCGGGAGACTCATTCCGGGCATCAACAGTTTATCCGGCAGTATCGCGACGCTGGTGCGAGAGATCCGGCTATCTTCGAAAACAGCGCTGTCGCTGTCAGAACAGTTGGCCGCTCGTAGCGCTGAATTATCAGTAAAAACAGAACAGCAGTCAGCCTCATTAATCCAGACCGCCGCCAGTATGGAACAGATGGCAGCCAGCACCCGCAACAATGCCGACCACACACGACTTGCTAACCAACAGGCCGACAGTGCGATGCAATGCGCGTACAAGGGCAGTGAATTAATGGTGCAGGTTGCCAGTAATATGCATTCGATTACGGCGTGTGCACAGCAAATGACCGAAATAATCACTCTGATTGATGATATTGCGTTCCAGACCAATATTCTGGCTCTGAACGCCGCGGTAGAAGCTGCGCGCGCAGGTGAGCACGGAAAAGGATTTTCCGTTGTGGCAACGGAGGTTCGAAATCTGGCACACAGAAGCGCAGAGGCGGCAAAAAATATCCGGGGGCTCATCGACGTCACGCATCAAAATGTGCAGCAAGGCGCAATGGTTGTGGGGGAAACAGAAAAAAACATGCAGGAAATTGTTCAGGGAGCAGGACAATTAAGCCAGCTGATGAGTGAAATATCGATCACCACGGCTGAACAGGAAAAAGGGATCGATCAGATAACCCAGGCGATGAGTGAACTGGAAAAAGTGACTCAAAGTAACGCGCTGATGGTGGATGAATTATCCGGATCGTCGGATGTTCTGAAATCACAGGTTGTCGACCTCCAGTCTAAAACACATCAATTCCGTTTAAGTGAGCCGACAGAAGAGATTTCCCCCCCTGTGCATAAGCACTTTGTTCGGGGGTATTCATGA
- the zntB gene encoding zinc transporter ZntB, translating into MEAIKGSEVSVPDAVFAWLLDGKGGVKPLEDDDVISSEHPCWLHLNYTHPDSAQWLATTPLLPNNVRDALAGESLRPRVSRLGEGTLITLRCINGSTDERPDQLVAMRLYMNERLIVSTRQRKVLALDDVVSDLQQGSGPTDCGGWLVDVCDALTDHASEFIEQLHDKIIDLEDNLLDQQIPPRGFLALLRKQLIVMRRYMAPQRDVYSRLASERLPWMTDDQRRRMQDIADRLGRGLDEIDACIARTGVMADEIAQVMQESLARRTYTMSLMAMVFLPSTFLTGLFGVNLGGIPGGGWQFGFSLFCILLVVLIGGVTLWLHRSKWL; encoded by the coding sequence ATGGAAGCCATTAAAGGGTCGGAAGTCAGTGTGCCGGATGCGGTGTTTGCCTGGTTGCTGGACGGCAAAGGCGGGGTAAAACCGCTGGAAGATGATGATGTGATCAGCAGCGAACATCCATGCTGGCTGCACCTGAACTACACGCATCCGGACAGCGCGCAATGGCTGGCAACGACGCCGCTACTACCGAATAACGTCCGGGATGCGCTGGCCGGTGAAAGTCTCCGTCCGCGCGTCAGCCGCCTGGGCGAAGGGACGCTCATTACGCTGCGCTGTATTAATGGCAGCACCGATGAACGCCCGGACCAACTGGTGGCCATGCGTCTGTATATGAATGAACGGCTGATCGTCTCCACGCGACAGCGTAAAGTGCTGGCGCTCGACGATGTGGTCAGCGATCTCCAGCAAGGCAGCGGGCCTACCGATTGCGGCGGCTGGCTGGTGGATGTATGCGATGCGCTGACGGACCACGCCAGTGAATTTATCGAACAGTTGCACGATAAGATCATCGATCTCGAAGATAATCTGCTCGATCAACAAATCCCGCCGCGCGGATTCCTTGCGCTACTGAGAAAACAACTGATTGTGATGCGCCGTTATATGGCACCGCAGCGGGATGTGTACTCGCGTCTGGCCAGTGAGCGTCTTCCGTGGATGACGGACGATCAGCGACGCCGGATGCAGGATATTGCCGATCGACTGGGAAGAGGGCTGGATGAAATTGATGCCTGCATTGCCCGTACCGGCGTCATGGCGGATGAGATTGCTCAGGTGATGCAGGAATCTCTGGCAAGACGCACGTATACCATGTCATTGATGGCGATGGTTTTCCTTCCCAGCACGTTTCTGACCGGACTGTTCGGCGTTAATCTCGGCGGCATACCTGGCGGAGGATGGCAATTTGGTTTTTCACTCTTTTGTATTCTGTTAGTGGTTCTGATTGGTGGTGTTACTTTATGGTTGCATCGTAGTAAATGGTTGTAA
- the dbpA gene encoding ATP-dependent RNA helicase DbpA, which translates to MTAFATLNVLPAAQLENLNELGYLSMTPVQAAALPAILGGQDVRVQAKTGSGKTAAFGLGLLQHIDVTLFQTQSLVLCPTRELADQVAGELRRLARFLPNTKILTLCGGQPFGAQRDSLQHAPHIIVATPGRLLDHLQKGTVSLEALTTLVMDEADRMLDMGFSEAIDEVIRFAPESRQTLLFSATWPEAIAAISGRVQRNPLSIEIDSVDALPAIEQQFFETSAHGKIPLLQTLLSQHQPASCVVFCNTKKDCQAVCDALNEAGQSALALHGDLEQRDRDQTLVRFANGSVRVLVATDVAARGLDIKSLELVVNFELAWDPEVHVHRIGRTARAGNSGLAISFCAPEEAQRANILSEMLQIPLNWVSAPTQRLLTPLVAEMATLCIDGGKKAKMRPGDVLGALTGDIGLDGADIGKITVHPAHVYVAVRQSVAHKAWKQLQNGKIKGKTCRVRLLK; encoded by the coding sequence GTGACTGCTTTTGCTACCCTGAATGTATTACCCGCCGCCCAGCTTGAGAATCTGAATGAGTTGGGATATCTGTCCATGACGCCTGTACAGGCAGCGGCGTTGCCGGCGATCCTTGGCGGACAGGATGTCCGGGTGCAGGCGAAAACCGGCAGCGGTAAGACGGCAGCATTTGGTCTCGGGCTGTTACAACATATTGATGTCACCCTGTTTCAGACGCAGTCGCTGGTTCTGTGTCCGACGCGCGAACTGGCGGATCAGGTCGCTGGCGAACTGCGTCGGCTGGCGCGTTTTTTACCGAATACCAAAATCCTGACCCTCTGCGGCGGACAACCTTTCGGTGCGCAGCGCGATTCTCTTCAGCATGCGCCGCATATTATCGTCGCCACGCCTGGTCGTTTGCTCGACCACCTGCAAAAGGGCACTGTTTCGCTGGAGGCGCTGACCACGCTGGTGATGGACGAAGCCGATCGGATGCTGGATATGGGATTCAGTGAGGCGATAGACGAGGTGATCCGCTTCGCACCCGAATCGCGTCAGACGCTGCTGTTTTCTGCCACCTGGCCGGAAGCGATCGCGGCAATCAGCGGTCGCGTGCAGCGAAATCCGCTCTCTATCGAAATTGATTCGGTGGATGCGCTTCCTGCTATCGAACAGCAGTTCTTTGAAACCTCCGCGCACGGCAAAATTCCGCTATTGCAAACGTTGCTTAGCCAGCATCAGCCAGCCTCCTGCGTGGTGTTCTGTAATACCAAAAAAGATTGTCAGGCGGTGTGTGATGCGCTGAATGAGGCCGGACAAAGCGCGCTTGCGCTTCACGGCGATCTGGAACAGCGCGACCGCGATCAGACGCTGGTCCGCTTTGCCAACGGCAGTGTGCGCGTGCTGGTGGCAACTGACGTTGCGGCGCGCGGACTCGATATCAAATCCCTGGAGTTGGTGGTGAATTTCGAGCTGGCGTGGGATCCGGAAGTCCATGTTCATCGCATTGGACGTACCGCGCGAGCCGGGAACAGCGGTCTGGCTATCAGCTTTTGCGCACCGGAAGAAGCACAGCGGGCGAATATTCTCTCTGAAATGCTCCAGATCCCCCTCAACTGGGTCTCCGCGCCGACTCAACGTCTGCTCACGCCGCTGGTGGCTGAAATGGCGACGCTGTGTATCGACGGAGGCAAGAAAGCCAAAATGCGTCCGGGCGATGTGCTGGGTGCCTTAACCGGAGATATTGGTCTGGATGGCGCGGATATTGGCAAGATCACCGTTCATCCGGCGCATGTCTATGTGGCGGTCCGTCAGTCGGTGGCGCATAAGGCGTGGAAACAATTGCAGAATGGAAAAATTAAAGGTAAGACCTGCCGGGTTCGGCTACTGAAATAA
- the ttcA gene encoding tRNA 2-thiocytidine(32) synthetase TtcA, which yields MSQNQDISKKEQYNLNKLQKRLRRNVGEAIADFNMIEDGDRIMVCLSGGKDSYTMLEILRNLQQSAPISFSLVAVNLDQKQPGFPEHILPGYLEQLGVEYKIVEENTYGIVKDKIPEGKTTCSLCSRLRRGILYRTATELGATKIALGHHRDDILQTLFLNMFYGGKMKGMPPKLMSDDGKHIVIRPLAYCREKDIERFAEAKGFPIIPCNLCGSQPNLQRQVIADMLRDWDKRYPGRIETMFSAMQNVVPSHLSDINLFDFKGIKHGSDVVDGGDLAFDREEIPLQPAGWQPEEDDNQLDELRLNVVEVK from the coding sequence ATGTCGCAAAATCAAGATATTAGTAAAAAAGAACAGTACAACCTGAACAAATTGCAAAAACGTCTGCGTCGTAACGTGGGCGAAGCGATTGCCGATTTCAATATGATTGAGGATGGCGACCGTATCATGGTCTGCCTGTCCGGCGGTAAAGACAGCTACACCATGCTGGAAATTTTGCGCAATTTGCAGCAAAGCGCCCCCATTAGTTTTTCGCTGGTTGCGGTTAACCTGGACCAGAAACAGCCCGGTTTCCCTGAGCATATTCTGCCTGGCTATCTTGAGCAGCTTGGCGTTGAGTACAAGATTGTTGAAGAGAACACGTATGGGATCGTGAAAGATAAGATTCCGGAAGGCAAAACCACCTGCTCTCTTTGTTCACGCCTGCGCCGCGGTATTCTCTACCGCACGGCGACGGAACTGGGTGCCACCAAAATCGCACTGGGCCACCATCGCGACGATATTCTGCAAACCCTGTTCCTGAATATGTTCTACGGCGGGAAAATGAAAGGTATGCCACCTAAGCTGATGAGCGATGATGGCAAACATATCGTGATTCGCCCGCTGGCCTACTGCCGTGAAAAGGATATTGAACGCTTTGCCGAAGCCAAAGGCTTCCCGATTATCCCTTGTAATCTGTGCGGTTCGCAGCCGAATCTGCAACGTCAGGTCATTGCCGATATGCTGCGTGACTGGGATAAACGCTATCCAGGCCGTATTGAGACCATGTTCAGCGCCATGCAGAACGTGGTGCCTTCACACCTGAGCGATATTAACCTTTTCGACTTCAAAGGTATTAAACACGGTTCGGACGTTGTCGATGGCGGCGATCTGGCGTTTGATCGTGAAGAGATCCCTCTCCAGCCTGCAGGCTGGCAACCGGAAGAAGACGACAATCAGCTTGATGAACTCCGCCTGAACGTCGTTGAAGTGAAGTAA
- the uspF gene encoding universal stress protein UspF, producing the protein MNRTILVPIDISDSELTQRVINHVEAEAKIDDAQVHFLTVIPSLPYYSALGLAYSAELPAMDDLKAEAKSQLEEIIKKFTIPSDRVQIHIAEGSPKDKILEMAKKLAVDMVIIASHRPDITTYLLGSNAAAVVRHAECSVLVVR; encoded by the coding sequence ATGAACAGAACAATTCTTGTACCTATCGATATTTCAGACTCGGAATTAACTCAACGTGTGATTAATCATGTCGAAGCCGAGGCGAAAATTGACGATGCGCAGGTTCATTTTCTGACCGTCATTCCGTCTCTGCCTTACTATTCTGCACTGGGCCTGGCCTACTCTGCGGAGTTGCCTGCCATGGACGATCTGAAAGCCGAAGCGAAATCTCAACTGGAAGAGATAATCAAGAAGTTCACTATCCCGTCAGACAGAGTACAGATCCATATCGCTGAAGGTTCGCCAAAAGACAAGATTCTGGAAATGGCGAAAAAATTAGCGGTAGATATGGTGATTATCGCCTCGCATCGCCCGGACATTACAACGTATCTGTTAGGGTCGAACGCTGCCGCCGTGGTACGCCATGCAGAGTGTTCCGTACTGGTTGTACGCTAA
- a CDS encoding KTSC domain-containing protein, with protein MNHQPVKSSRIASVGYDEKSSTLEIRFYQSGVLQYRGVPAHIYQNFLSVVSKGRFYDGVIKGKYPEIKNK; from the coding sequence ATGAACCATCAGCCCGTAAAATCATCACGAATCGCATCCGTCGGCTATGACGAGAAATCTTCTACGCTGGAAATCCGTTTCTATCAGTCTGGTGTTCTGCAATATCGCGGCGTCCCGGCGCATATCTACCAAAATTTCCTTTCTGTGGTTTCTAAAGGCCGATTTTATGACGGTGTTATTAAGGGTAAATACCCGGAAATTAAAAACAAATAA
- the ompC gene encoding porin OmpC, with the protein MKRKVLALVIPALLAAGAVHAAEVYNKDGNKLDLYGKVDGLHYFSDDANSDGDQTYVRLGFKGETQINDQLTGYGQWEYQVNANTTESDHGNSFTRLAFAGLKFGDYGSFDYGRNYGVMYDVEGWTDMLPEFGGDSYTRSDNFMTGRANGVATWRNTDFFGLVNGLNVALQYQGANEDQITNEQEGTGNGGDRAVQNSNGDGFGISSTYDFGMGISFGAAYTTSDRTNEQVNTGGRVAGGDKADAWTAGLKYDANNIYLATMYSETRNMTPYGDDGVANKTQNVEVTAQYQFDFGLRPAVSFLMSKGKDLTGQGNDDSKDLVKYADIGATYYFNKNMSTYVDYKINLLDNDDSFYSRNNINTDDVVALGMVYQF; encoded by the coding sequence ATGAAAAGAAAAGTACTGGCCCTTGTTATCCCTGCTCTGTTAGCCGCTGGCGCAGTGCATGCCGCTGAAGTTTATAATAAAGACGGCAACAAATTAGATCTCTATGGCAAAGTTGATGGCCTGCATTATTTCTCTGATGATGCTAACAGTGATGGCGATCAAACTTATGTACGTCTGGGTTTTAAAGGTGAAACACAGATTAATGACCAACTGACCGGTTACGGCCAGTGGGAATATCAGGTTAATGCCAACACCACCGAAAGCGACCACGGCAACAGCTTTACTCGTCTTGCTTTCGCTGGCCTGAAATTTGGCGATTACGGTTCATTCGACTACGGTCGTAACTACGGCGTCATGTATGACGTGGAAGGCTGGACCGATATGCTGCCTGAATTTGGCGGCGACTCCTACACCCGTTCTGACAACTTTATGACGGGTCGCGCTAACGGTGTCGCGACCTGGCGTAATACTGATTTCTTCGGTCTGGTTAACGGCCTGAACGTTGCCCTGCAGTATCAGGGAGCCAACGAAGATCAGATTACCAATGAACAGGAAGGTACCGGTAATGGCGGCGATCGCGCGGTTCAGAACTCGAACGGCGACGGTTTCGGTATCTCTTCAACCTATGACTTCGGGATGGGAATCAGCTTCGGTGCAGCCTACACCACTTCCGATCGGACCAACGAGCAGGTCAACACCGGCGGTCGCGTTGCGGGTGGTGATAAGGCGGATGCCTGGACGGCGGGTCTGAAATATGACGCCAACAATATCTATCTGGCCACCATGTACTCTGAAACCCGTAACATGACCCCGTACGGTGATGACGGCGTAGCAAACAAAACCCAAAACGTTGAAGTCACTGCGCAATACCAGTTCGATTTCGGTCTGCGTCCGGCGGTTTCCTTCCTGATGTCAAAAGGAAAAGATCTGACCGGCCAGGGCAATGACGACAGCAAAGATCTGGTGAAATACGCGGATATTGGCGCGACTTACTACTTCAACAAAAACATGTCCACCTACGTGGATTATAAAATTAACCTGTTGGATAACGACGACAGCTTCTATTCTCGTAATAATATTAATACCGATGATGTCGTCGCACTCGGTATGGTCTATCAGTTCTAA
- the nifJ gene encoding pyruvate:ferredoxin (flavodoxin) oxidoreductase, giving the protein MQTIDGNGAVASVAFRTSEVIAIYPITPSSTMAEQADAWAGNGLKNIWGDTPRVVEMQSEGGAIATVHGALQTGALATSFTSSQGLLLMIPTLYKLAGQLTPFVLHVAARTVATHALSIFGDHSDVMAVRQTGCAMLCAASVQEAQDFALISQIATLKSRVPFIHFFDGFRTSHEINKIIPLADDTIRGLMPQAEIEAHRARALNPEHPVIRGTSANPDTYFQSREATNPWYDAVYDHVQQAMNDFAAATGRQYQPFEYYGHPQAERVIILMGSAIGTSEEVVDELLTRGEKVGVLKVRLFRPFSATHLLRALPDSVRAVAVLDRTKEPGAQAEPLYLDVMTALAEAFNCGERETLPRVIGGRYGLSSKEFGPDCVLAVFNELNHAKPKPRFTVGIYDDVTNLSLPLPDNTLPSTAKLEALFYGLGSDGSVSATKNNIKIIGNSTPWYAQGYFVYDSKKAGGLTVSHLRVSEQPIRSAYLVSQADFVGCHQLQFIDKYQMAERLKPGGIFLLNTPYPADEVWSRLPQEVQAVLNQKKARFYVINAAKIARECGLAARINTVMQMAFFHLTQILPGDSALAELQGAIAKSYSSKGQDLVERNWQALALARESVVEVPLQAVDPHSANRPPVVSDAAPDFVKTVTAAMLAGLGDALPVSALPPDGTWPMGTTRWEKRNIAETIPIWKEELCTQCNHCVAACPHSAIRAKVVSPEAMANAPSSLHSLDVKSRDMRGQKYVLQVAPEDCTGCNLCVEVCPAKDRQNPEIKAINMMSRLEHVEEEKVNYDFFLDLPEIDRSTLERIDIRTSQLITPLFEYSGACSGCGETPYIKLLTQLYGDRMLIANATGCSSIYGGNLPSTPYTTDANGRGPAWANSLFEDNAEFGLGFRLTVDQHRVRVLRLLEQFADQIPAELNEALHAEATPEVRREQVAALRQHLKDVDGARELLTDADALVEKSIWLIGGDGWAYDIGFGGLDHVLSLTENVNILVLDTQCYSNTGGQASKATPLGAVTKFGEHGKRKARKDLGVSMMMYGHVYVAQISLGAQLNQTVKAIQEAEAYPGPSLIIAYSPCEEHGYDLALSHDQMRQLTATGFWPLYRFDPRRADEGKLPLALDSRPPSDALAETLLNEQRFRRLNAQQPEVAEQLWKDATADLQKRYDFLAQLAGKAEKSSTD; this is encoded by the coding sequence ATGCAAACAATTGACGGTAATGGTGCAGTCGCTTCGGTGGCGTTTCGTACCAGTGAAGTTATCGCCATCTACCCCATTACGCCCAGTTCAACGATGGCCGAACAGGCAGATGCCTGGGCAGGCAACGGGCTTAAAAATATCTGGGGGGATACGCCACGCGTCGTCGAAATGCAGTCGGAGGGTGGCGCTATTGCGACCGTTCACGGTGCGCTGCAAACCGGCGCGCTTGCCACCTCCTTTACCTCTTCACAGGGGTTACTGCTGATGATCCCCACGCTGTACAAACTGGCGGGCCAGTTAACCCCCTTTGTACTGCATGTCGCCGCACGAACGGTGGCAACCCATGCGCTGTCCATTTTTGGCGATCATTCTGATGTTATGGCCGTCCGCCAGACCGGCTGCGCCATGCTGTGCGCGGCAAGCGTCCAGGAAGCGCAGGACTTTGCGCTGATCTCACAAATCGCCACCCTGAAAAGTCGGGTTCCCTTTATTCACTTCTTTGATGGTTTCCGCACATCGCATGAGATCAACAAAATCATTCCGCTGGCGGATGACACAATTCGCGGCCTGATGCCGCAGGCTGAAATTGAGGCGCACCGCGCCAGGGCGCTCAATCCGGAACACCCGGTGATCCGCGGTACCTCTGCGAATCCGGATACTTACTTCCAGTCCCGGGAGGCAACCAACCCGTGGTATGACGCGGTATATGACCATGTCCAACAGGCGATGAATGACTTCGCCGCGGCAACGGGTCGTCAGTATCAGCCGTTTGAATACTACGGCCATCCGCAGGCCGAGCGGGTCATCATTCTGATGGGCTCCGCCATTGGTACCAGCGAAGAGGTGGTCGATGAACTGTTGACGCGTGGTGAAAAAGTCGGAGTACTGAAAGTCCGTCTGTTCCGCCCCTTCTCGGCTACGCATCTGCTGCGGGCCTTGCCTGATTCCGTCCGCGCGGTTGCCGTGCTCGATCGCACCAAAGAACCGGGTGCACAGGCCGAACCATTGTATCTCGATGTGATGACCGCGCTGGCGGAAGCCTTCAACTGCGGCGAACGCGAAACGTTGCCGCGTGTGATTGGCGGCCGTTATGGCCTCTCGTCAAAAGAATTTGGTCCGGACTGCGTGCTGGCGGTCTTTAATGAGCTGAACCACGCCAAACCCAAACCGCGCTTTACCGTTGGTATTTACGATGATGTGACCAACCTGTCGTTGCCGCTACCTGATAACACCTTACCGTCTACCGCTAAACTGGAGGCGCTGTTTTACGGCCTCGGCAGTGACGGCAGCGTTTCGGCAACCAAGAACAATATCAAGATCATCGGCAATTCGACGCCGTGGTATGCCCAGGGTTACTTCGTTTATGACTCTAAAAAGGCTGGCGGTCTGACGGTTTCTCACCTGCGCGTGAGTGAACAGCCGATTCGATCCGCTTACCTGGTTTCTCAGGCCGATTTTGTCGGCTGCCACCAGCTGCAGTTTATCGACAAGTACCAGATGGCTGAGCGTCTGAAACCTGGGGGCATTTTCCTGCTGAATACACCTTATCCCGCCGATGAGGTATGGTCGCGGTTACCGCAGGAAGTACAGGCGGTACTGAATCAGAAGAAAGCGCGTTTTTACGTCATCAATGCGGCGAAAATCGCCCGTGAATGTGGACTGGCGGCACGTATTAACACCGTCATGCAAATGGCGTTTTTCCATCTGACTCAAATCCTGCCTGGCGACAGCGCGCTGGCTGAGCTTCAGGGCGCGATCGCCAAAAGCTACAGCAGCAAAGGACAGGACCTGGTGGAGCGCAACTGGCAGGCGCTGGCACTGGCGCGGGAATCCGTTGTTGAGGTGCCGCTGCAAGCGGTTGATCCGCACAGCGCCAACCGTCCTCCGGTGGTGTCTGACGCCGCGCCTGACTTTGTAAAAACGGTCACCGCCGCCATGCTCGCGGGACTCGGCGACGCCCTTCCCGTTTCGGCGCTCCCGCCCGACGGCACCTGGCCTATGGGCACCACGCGCTGGGAAAAACGCAACATTGCCGAAACGATCCCCATCTGGAAAGAAGAGCTTTGCACCCAGTGTAACCACTGCGTTGCCGCCTGCCCGCACTCGGCGATTCGCGCCAAAGTGGTCTCGCCGGAAGCCATGGCAAACGCCCCTTCAAGCCTGCATTCGCTGGATGTGAAATCACGCGACATGCGCGGGCAGAAATACGTTCTGCAGGTCGCACCGGAAGATTGCACCGGCTGTAATCTGTGCGTGGAAGTGTGTCCGGCGAAAGATCGGCAGAATCCGGAAATCAAGGCCATCAATATGATGTCCCGCCTTGAACACGTAGAGGAAGAAAAAGTGAACTATGACTTTTTCCTCGACCTCCCGGAAATTGACCGCAGCACGCTTGAGCGCATCGATATTCGTACGTCACAGTTGATTACGCCGCTGTTTGAATATTCCGGCGCCTGCTCGGGCTGTGGCGAAACGCCGTATATCAAGTTACTGACACAACTCTACGGTGACAGAATGCTGATCGCCAACGCCACGGGTTGTTCGTCTATTTACGGCGGTAACCTGCCTTCGACGCCGTACACGACCGATGCTAATGGTCGCGGCCCCGCGTGGGCGAACTCGCTGTTTGAAGATAACGCAGAGTTCGGTCTGGGTTTCCGTCTGACGGTCGATCAACATCGGGTACGCGTTCTGCGCCTGCTTGAACAGTTTGCCGACCAGATCCCGGCCGAACTGAACGAGGCGTTGCATGCAGAAGCCACACCTGAAGTGCGTCGTGAGCAGGTTGCCGCGCTGCGTCAGCATCTGAAGGATGTCGATGGTGCGCGTGAACTGCTTACTGACGCTGATGCGCTGGTTGAAAAATCGATCTGGCTGATTGGCGGCGACGGCTGGGCCTACGATATTGGCTTTGGCGGTCTGGATCATGTACTTAGCCTGACTGAAAACGTCAATATTCTGGTACTGGATACGCAGTGCTACTCCAACACTGGCGGTCAAGCCTCAAAAGCCACACCGCTCGGTGCCGTAACGAAATTTGGTGAGCACGGTAAGCGTAAGGCGCGTAAAGATCTGGGTGTCAGCATGATGATGTATGGTCATGTCTATGTGGCGCAGATTTCGCTCGGTGCACAACTCAACCAGACCGTGAAGGCGATTCAGGAAGCGGAAGCGTATCCGGGGCCGTCGCTGATCATCGCCTACAGCCCGTGTGAAGAACACGGCTATGACCTCGCGCTGAGTCACGATCAGATGCGTCAGTTAACGGCGACCGGCTTCTGGCCGCTCTACCGCTTTGATCCGCGCCGTGCGGATGAAGGTAAATTGCCGCTGGCGCTGGACTCTCGCCCGCCGTCAGATGCGCTGGCGGAGACATTGCTCAACGAACAACGTTTCCGTCGCCTGAACGCGCAGCAGCCGGAAGTAGCCGAACAGTTATGGAAAGACGCCACGGCGGATCTGCAAAAACGCTATGACTTCCTGGCGCAACTGGCTGGTAAAGCAGAGAAGAGCAGTACCGACTGA
- a CDS encoding NlpC/P60 family protein: MSEFAAWRGTDYRLGGDSRRGIDCSAFTRRIIASVINRRLPRTALEQSHTGHPVSQRELNVGDLVFFKTEPNVHHVGVYIGNDSFIHASSSQGVTLSHLSNQYWQQHYLTARRVSA; this comes from the coding sequence ATGAGTGAATTTGCGGCGTGGAGAGGAACCGATTACCGACTGGGAGGGGATAGCCGCAGGGGAATTGATTGTTCCGCGTTCACGCGCAGAATCATCGCGTCGGTGATCAACAGACGTTTACCGCGTACGGCGCTGGAGCAAAGCCATACCGGTCATCCTGTCAGTCAGCGTGAACTCAACGTCGGCGATTTGGTGTTTTTTAAAACGGAACCGAATGTGCATCATGTGGGCGTCTATATCGGCAATGACTCCTTTATTCATGCATCCAGTTCGCAAGGCGTGACGCTGTCACATCTGTCAAATCAATACTGGCAACAGCATTATCTGACCGCCCGTCGGGTTAGTGCGTAG
- a CDS encoding DUF333 domain-containing protein — MRAAFWVGCAALLLSACSSDNEPVQQATAAHVAPGLKAAMTSSGEANCAMIGGSLSVARQLDGSAIGMCALPNGKRCSEQSLAAGSCGNY, encoded by the coding sequence ATGCGCGCAGCGTTTTGGGTAGGATGTGCCGCGTTATTATTGTCGGCTTGCAGCAGCGACAATGAACCTGTTCAACAGGCGACAGCAGCGCATGTCGCACCGGGTTTAAAAGCGGCGATGACCAGTTCCGGTGAGGCCAATTGCGCCATGATTGGCGGTTCACTCTCCGTTGCTCGTCAACTGGATGGATCGGCAATCGGCATGTGTGCGCTTCCCAACGGCAAACGTTGCAGCGAGCAATCCCTCGCCGCGGGAAGTTGTGGTAACTACTGA